The following are from one region of the Edwardsiella tarda ATCC 15947 = NBRC 105688 genome:
- the tnpA gene encoding IS200/IS605 family transposase, whose amino-acid sequence MSSYRSSAHVFWRCKYHLVWTPKYRYKVLTGTVGKELYRSVYILCNMKDCEVLELNVQTDHVHLVVMIPPKLSISTLMGVLKGRTAIRLYNKFPHIRKKLWGNHFWARGYFADTVGVNEEIIRRYVRHQDKKDQEYEQQMALLQD is encoded by the coding sequence ATGAGCAGTTATAGAAGTTCAGCACATGTATTCTGGCGTTGCAAATATCACTTGGTGTGGACGCCAAAGTATCGCTACAAGGTTTTAACAGGGACGGTAGGTAAAGAGCTTTATCGCTCAGTTTATATACTTTGCAATATGAAAGATTGTGAGGTACTTGAATTGAATGTTCAGACAGACCATGTTCATCTTGTCGTGATGATCCCACCGAAACTCTCGATCTCAACGCTGATGGGCGTCCTGAAAGGGCGCACAGCTATTCGTCTCTACAACAAGTTTCCGCATATACGAAAGAAGCTGTGGGGTAATCATTTTTGGGCGAGGGGATACTTTGCAGACACAGTTGGAGTGAACGAAGAAATTATCAGACGCTACGTGAGGCATCAGGATAAGAAAGATCAAGAATACGAGCAGCAAATGGCGTTATTACAGGATTAA
- a CDS encoding lysine decarboxylase CadA, whose amino-acid sequence MNIIAIMNDMSVYFKEEPLRELQLELEKAGFRIAYPHDRNDLLKLIENNARLCGVIFDWDKYNLALCEEISALNKMLPIYAFANTYSTLDVSMSDLRLNVRFFEYTLGSAQDIALKIRQSTDQYIDAIMPPLTKALFKYVHEEKYTFCTPGHMGGTAFEKSPVGTLFYDFYGENTLRSDISISVAELGSLLDHSGPHREAEEYIARTFNADRSYIVTNGTSTANKIVGMYASPAGASILIDRNCHKSLTHLMMMSNVVPLYLRPTRNAYGILGGIPRQEFTREAIEEKVRNTPNASWPVHAVVTNSTYDGLFYNTDYIKQTLDVKSIHFDSAWVPYTNFHPIYQGKAGMSGERVPGKVIYETQSTHKLLAAFSQASMIHVKGIINEETFNEAYMMHTSTSPHYGIVASAEMSAAMMKGNTGKRLIANSIERAIRFRKEIKRLRSESEGWFFDVWQPDNIDDVACWPLNARNDWHGFKNIDDDHMFLGPIKVTLLTPGMKADGTMDSWGIPASIVSKYLDEHGIIVEKTGPYNLLFLFSIGIDKTKALSLLRALTDFKRVYDLNLRVKNVLPSLYQEAPEFYENMRIQELAQGIHTLTSESRLPDLMYSAFDVLPTLVLTPHDAFQEEVRGNIESCPLQQMIGRVSANMILPYPPGVPLIMPGEMITEASKPVLDFLQLLCDIGAHYPGFETDIHGVQCNGKGEYEVVVLKNHGDKA is encoded by the coding sequence ATGAATATCATCGCCATAATGAATGACATGAGCGTGTATTTTAAGGAAGAGCCGCTGCGTGAGTTGCAATTGGAGCTGGAGAAGGCGGGATTTCGCATCGCCTATCCGCACGATCGTAACGATCTACTCAAACTGATCGAGAATAACGCTCGCTTATGCGGGGTGATCTTCGACTGGGATAAGTACAACCTGGCGCTGTGCGAGGAGATCAGCGCGTTGAATAAGATGCTGCCGATCTACGCCTTTGCCAATACCTATTCGACGCTGGACGTGAGCATGAGCGACTTGCGTCTGAACGTGCGTTTCTTCGAGTACACCCTGGGCAGTGCACAGGATATCGCGTTGAAGATCCGCCAGAGTACCGATCAGTACATCGATGCCATTATGCCGCCGTTGACCAAGGCGTTGTTTAAGTATGTCCACGAGGAGAAGTATACCTTCTGTACTCCGGGCCACATGGGCGGCACCGCCTTTGAAAAAAGCCCGGTGGGCACCCTGTTCTACGACTTCTACGGTGAGAATACCCTGCGTTCCGACATCTCTATCTCGGTGGCCGAGCTCGGCTCGCTGTTGGATCACAGCGGCCCGCATCGCGAGGCCGAGGAGTATATCGCCCGGACCTTTAACGCCGATCGTAGCTATATTGTGACCAACGGCACCTCGACGGCCAACAAGATCGTCGGGATGTACGCCTCGCCGGCCGGCGCCTCGATCCTGATCGACCGTAACTGCCATAAGTCACTGACTCACCTGATGATGATGAGTAATGTGGTGCCGCTGTACCTGCGCCCGACGCGTAATGCCTACGGTATCTTGGGCGGGATCCCGCGCCAGGAGTTTACCCGCGAGGCCATCGAAGAGAAGGTGCGTAACACGCCGAACGCCAGTTGGCCGGTGCATGCGGTGGTCACCAACTCCACCTATGACGGTTTGTTCTATAACACCGACTATATCAAGCAGACACTGGATGTGAAGTCGATCCACTTCGACTCCGCTTGGGTTCCCTACACCAACTTCCATCCCATCTATCAGGGCAAGGCAGGGATGAGTGGTGAGCGGGTGCCGGGTAAGGTGATCTATGAAACCCAGTCCACTCATAAGCTATTGGCCGCATTCTCTCAGGCCTCAATGATCCATGTGAAGGGGATCATCAACGAGGAGACCTTTAACGAGGCCTACATGATGCACACCTCCACCTCGCCGCACTACGGTATCGTGGCCTCGGCCGAGATGTCGGCAGCGATGATGAAGGGCAATACCGGTAAGCGCCTGATCGCCAACTCTATCGAGCGCGCCATTCGCTTCCGTAAGGAAATTAAGAGACTACGTAGCGAGTCCGAGGGGTGGTTCTTCGACGTGTGGCAACCTGACAACATCGATGACGTCGCTTGCTGGCCGCTGAATGCGCGCAACGACTGGCATGGTTTCAAGAATATCGATGATGACCACATGTTCCTGGGCCCGATCAAGGTAACGCTGTTGACCCCGGGGATGAAGGCGGACGGCACCATGGATAGCTGGGGGATCCCGGCATCGATCGTCTCCAAGTACTTAGATGAGCATGGCATCATCGTCGAGAAGACCGGGCCATATAACCTGTTGTTCCTGTTTAGCATTGGTATCGATAAGACCAAGGCCCTCAGCCTGCTGCGTGCCTTGACCGACTTCAAGCGCGTCTACGATCTCAACCTACGGGTGAAGAACGTGTTGCCGTCGCTGTATCAGGAGGCGCCGGAGTTCTATGAGAACATGCGCATTCAGGAACTGGCCCAAGGGATCCACACGCTGACCAGCGAGTCTCGCCTGCCGGATCTGATGTACAGCGCCTTCGACGTGCTGCCGACGCTGGTATTGACGCCGCACGATGCCTTCCAGGAGGAGGTCCGCGGCAATATTGAAAGCTGTCCGTTACAGCAGATGATCGGTCGGGTCAGCGCCAACATGATCCTGCCGTATCCTCCCGGTGTGCCGTTGATTATGCCGGGGGAGATGATCACCGAGGCCAGTAAACCGGTCTTGGACTTCCTGCAACTGTTGTGCGACATCGGTGCCCACTATCCCGGCTTCGAGACCGATATTCACGGGGTACAGTGCAACGGTAAGGGAGAGTATGAAGTGGTGGTACTGAAGAACCACGGTGACAAGGCGTAA
- the cadB gene encoding cadaverine/lysine antiporter, with the protein MASAKKIGLIACTGVVAGNMMGSGIALLPANLASLGSIAVWGWLIALVGAVSLAYVYARLATKNPQEGGPVAYAGEVGAAFGFQTGVLYYHANWIGNLAIGITAVSYLSTFFPVLNQPIPAGIACIAIVWIFTFVNMLGGAWVSRLTTLGLVLVLIPVIATGIAGWYWFEPSIYMANWNTSGGTDYHAIIKSILLCLWAFIGVESASVSTGMVKDPQRNVPLATMMGTFLAGVVYIAATQAIAGMYPAHEMAASGAPFAISASTMVGSWAGPVVSAFTAFACLTSLGSWMMLVGQAGARAAHDGNFPKIYGELDKNGLPKKGLFLAAIKMTVLMVLITVMNASGGKASDLFGELTGIAVLLTMLPYFYSCIDLIRFDGANIKNVLSLLASILGCVFCFIALMGANSIELSGTFIVSLIILMFYSRKLGSAQEKDTAPRS; encoded by the coding sequence ATGGCTTCTGCAAAAAAAATCGGGCTTATCGCCTGTACCGGGGTGGTTGCCGGCAACATGATGGGCAGCGGCATTGCGTTGTTGCCCGCCAACCTGGCAAGTCTCGGGTCAATCGCAGTATGGGGCTGGTTGATCGCGCTGGTGGGCGCAGTCTCGCTGGCTTATGTCTATGCCCGTTTGGCGACCAAGAACCCGCAGGAGGGGGGCCCGGTGGCCTACGCCGGCGAGGTCGGTGCGGCATTCGGGTTCCAGACCGGGGTGCTGTATTACCACGCCAACTGGATCGGTAACTTGGCGATCGGCATCACCGCCGTCTCCTATCTCTCGACCTTCTTTCCCGTGTTGAACCAGCCGATCCCGGCGGGGATTGCCTGTATCGCGATCGTCTGGATCTTTACCTTCGTCAATATGCTGGGTGGTGCTTGGGTCAGTCGCTTGACCACCCTGGGCTTGGTGTTGGTACTGATCCCGGTTATCGCTACCGGGATCGCCGGTTGGTACTGGTTCGAGCCGAGCATCTACATGGCAAACTGGAATACCTCCGGTGGTACCGACTACCATGCGATTATCAAGAGTATCCTGTTGTGTCTGTGGGCGTTTATCGGGGTTGAGTCCGCGTCCGTCAGTACGGGTATGGTCAAGGATCCGCAGCGCAACGTCCCGCTGGCTACCATGATGGGGACCTTCCTGGCCGGGGTGGTCTACATCGCCGCGACCCAGGCGATCGCCGGGATGTATCCGGCACATGAGATGGCCGCGTCTGGTGCCCCCTTCGCGATCAGCGCCTCTACCATGGTGGGCAGCTGGGCCGGGCCGGTGGTCTCCGCCTTTACCGCCTTTGCCTGCCTGACGTCGCTCGGTTCTTGGATGATGCTGGTCGGCCAGGCTGGTGCGCGCGCCGCTCACGATGGTAACTTCCCTAAGATCTATGGTGAATTGGATAAGAATGGCTTGCCGAAGAAAGGGTTATTCCTGGCCGCGATCAAGATGACCGTGCTGATGGTGTTGATCACCGTGATGAACGCCAGCGGTGGTAAGGCGTCCGATCTGTTCGGTGAGTTGACCGGTATCGCGGTGCTGTTGACCATGCTGCCCTACTTCTACTCCTGTATCGACCTGATCCGTTTCGATGGCGCCAACATCAAGAACGTTCTCAGCCTGTTGGCCTCGATTCTCGGTTGTGTGTTCTGTTTTATCGCCCTGATGGGGGCCAACTCGATTGAGCTGTCCGGTACCTTTATCGTCAGCCTGATCATCCTGATGTTCTACTCACGCAAGCTGGGCTCCGCGCAGGAGAAGGATACCGCCCCGCGTAGCTAG
- a CDS encoding SprT family zinc-dependent metalloprotease, whose translation MNTARIPIALQQSVMHTLRSKLALAEQRLDATFPLPTLHYRQRGTIAGTAWPQQWEIRLNPILLLENGQPFITEVIPHELAHLLVYRQFGRVAPHGTEWRWMMRDILDSEPRRTHRFTVDSVRGATFPYRCRCQLHQLTLRRHNRVQRGESRYQCRQCGDTLCWSPESATR comes from the coding sequence ATGAACACAGCACGTATTCCCATCGCCCTACAGCAGTCGGTCATGCATACCCTGCGCAGCAAGTTGGCTCTCGCCGAACAACGGCTAGACGCCACGTTCCCCCTCCCCACACTGCACTACCGCCAACGTGGCACCATCGCCGGAACGGCCTGGCCCCAGCAGTGGGAGATCCGCCTCAACCCGATATTGTTGCTGGAGAATGGCCAACCCTTCATCACCGAAGTGATCCCACACGAGCTCGCCCATCTGCTGGTGTATCGCCAGTTTGGCCGTGTCGCCCCCCATGGCACTGAGTGGCGCTGGATGATGCGCGACATCCTCGACAGCGAGCCTCGTCGTACGCATCGTTTTACCGTCGACTCGGTGCGTGGGGCGACCTTCCCCTACCGTTGCCGTTGCCAGTTGCATCAGCTGACGCTACGCCGCCACAATCGCGTCCAACGCGGCGAATCGCGTTACCAATGCCGCCAGTGCGGAGACACCCTGTGCTGGAGTCCCGAGTCCGCCACACGCTAA
- the endA gene encoding deoxyribonuclease I, protein MSGKTLLSLAALLGAMLLPLSAQAQADKIHNFTQAKAVAVKINHDAPGTFYCGCRIEWQGKKGTPDLASCGYQVRKNARRAERIEWEHVMPAWQFGHQLQCWQEGGRKNCAKNPNYVRIETDLHNLQPAIGEVNGDRSNFAFSQWRGGEGQYGQCTMKVDFKNKQAEPPERARGAIARTYFYMRDRYHIRLSAQQTRLFEVWNRQYPVTAWECEREARIAKVQGNPNPYVQQACAASKP, encoded by the coding sequence ATGTCAGGCAAAACCCTACTCTCTCTCGCCGCCCTGTTGGGCGCCATGCTACTGCCGTTGAGTGCCCAGGCACAGGCAGATAAGATCCACAACTTCACCCAGGCCAAGGCCGTCGCCGTCAAGATCAACCATGATGCACCCGGTACCTTTTACTGTGGCTGCCGCATTGAATGGCAGGGGAAAAAAGGTACCCCCGATCTCGCCAGTTGCGGTTACCAGGTACGGAAGAATGCCCGTCGTGCCGAGCGCATCGAATGGGAGCACGTGATGCCGGCCTGGCAGTTTGGCCATCAACTCCAGTGCTGGCAGGAAGGGGGACGGAAAAACTGCGCCAAGAACCCAAACTATGTGCGCATCGAAACCGACCTGCATAACCTGCAACCGGCCATCGGCGAGGTGAATGGCGATCGCAGCAACTTCGCCTTCAGTCAGTGGCGTGGCGGCGAGGGGCAATACGGCCAGTGTACGATGAAGGTGGACTTTAAAAACAAGCAGGCAGAGCCGCCGGAACGCGCACGTGGGGCCATCGCGCGCACCTACTTCTATATGCGCGATCGCTACCACATCCGCCTCTCTGCGCAGCAGACCCGCCTGTTTGAGGTGTGGAACCGTCAATACCCCGTCACCGCCTGGGAGTGTGAGCGTG